The nucleotide sequence AAAATACTTTCCTTTGACTTTAATGACGTTGACGGTTAATGTGCTTTTTCTCTTCCATTTTAGATGTAGCAACTGTTGTTGGATTCTATGCTGTGAGCATTCCATTTTTCCAGAAGAATCACCCACTTCTATCTGGTACTCCAGATCATAGGTTTAAATCTTACTACACATATGGAAGAATGTTGGTTAAATTAGCAGAAGCCATTGGACGATTAGTTCTTGCTGGAAGAGAAATGACAAGATTAGCAGGTTTCACTGCACGTGTCACTGAAATTAGAAAAGTTCTGACCGACTTGAATGACAATAAATACGAAAGAACGATGATGATTGACATAAAGAACAATCCCATTGGCTCTCCAGGAGCAGGAAAAATTCTTGCTAAAGACAACATTATTCGTTTCGAGCGTGTTCCCCTGGTAACTCCAAACGGTGATGTCCTTGTCAAAGAACTTTCATTTGAAGTCAAATCCGGTATGAATGTTTTGGTTTGCGGACCAAATGGATGCGGAAAGAGTTCGTTGTTTAGAATTTTGGGTGAAGTGAGTACCTTTTTGTTGATGTTTCTATGCgcatattaaaatttaatataaatacactTCTCTTGTTTAGCTGTGGCCTCTGTGGGCTGGTGTAATGACAAAGCCACCGCGCGGTAAACTGTTTTACATTCCACAAAGACCTTACATGACTCTGGGAACGCTGAGAGATCAAGTAATCTACCCGCATACTCGCGCTGAGATGATTAGACGAGGTAACGCGAAAGACGAAGATTTACAAAAGTACCTGGACTTAGTACAATTAGGCCACTTGCTCGAGAGAGAAACTCAGCCGGGTAGTGAAGGTCATGGCTGGGACGCCGTTGCCGACTGGATGGATGTCTTATCCGGTGGTGAGAAACAGCGAATCGCGGtaagatttttaatttcttctatttttactTTATCCTATTTTATTGTACAccgatttttatatttgaacTTTTTACCATAGATGGCGAGATTGTTCTATCACAAGCCGCAATTCGCTATTCTCGACGAATGCACAAGTGCTGTTAGTGTTGACGTCGAAGATTCTATGTATTCTTACTGTAAAAAGGCCAATATTACCCTGTTTACCGTATCTCACAGACGATCGCTTTGGAAGCACCACGAGGTATGCTTCGTTTTGGAAATTCGGTTTGAAAAGGCGGCTTGTTTTTTCTCGCAATGTTTCTAAcgtgtgtaatatttatttcagTACTACCTCCAAATGGATGGACGGGGTTCTTTCGAATTCAAGCCAATTGAACCGGATACCGAGGAATTTGGGTCATGAATTATCGTCCCTCTACCAGATTGATAGATTAGATGCTCCGTCATCGTATTTTAATTTCTACAAAAATGCCAATCTTAGGATGATTATGAGCacaatgcattttttataacagGTTGTGGAGATATTCGTGTAAATTACGTCGAAAGGACAAATGTTGCTTTATCGTTCCTGAACAAACGCGTGGGgttaaaaagagaaaaagctaAATCTATGACACTAGCTACTATATAGTGCGTCATGAGTCTCGTATTTTTGTATCAATGTTTTTATACGTCATTTTTGTCGTTGTTGCTTACTTTCTTCATTGTTACTCATCATTCTATAGTAgctttaatataattatttacataatatgGTGTAAGGCACTGAAATATTTACTACTCTACGTTCTCTCTgtcttttttttaagttttacaATCGATTGTATATAAGAACTCTTCTCTTTTTACAACttcttttttgttattaatttctcgCAAGTTGAGAAGCTGTACGCTAAGGTGGATAAGTTCTAGAGCTTGAAGAGGAGAGTGCATtgacttatatatatatgtgcaaTGGATagaacaaaaaatgaaaattatggTTACAAAAAAGATGcacaaatgatttttttctaatgcACAATTGTGTTGTTATAATCCACACCACGTCCGGTGTAAAACCTTGGGAACTTTTGGGAGTTTCGAGAGACTCATACGCCCGTCTATCAACGATATAATGCCAAATGAAATATAGACCGTTTCACCGAATTCGTCGCGTCGTCCAGGCTAAGAGGGTTTTATACTTGTAATGGGTGGTAATTGTTATGTGTAGATCACATtcattgtaaatatatatgttgAAGCATATGTACGTATTTGGGATTGCTGGacaataaaaagaaattatttcaTATACTTAAGACATCCGGAAGTTGGCGTGTGTTGTACACATACATAAGCTTTCAGCGCAGGATTCCCGAATCGCAAAATTCGAACAAAAGAAATCGCAATGTCCGTCTGTTGGTGCGAAAGGAACAATCATGTAAGATCGGCTCTATTTTTTcacaataaaacaaaaaaacatcGAAAAAATCGACTATTCGCTATACACGATAACCCGCATAAACAAATTTTCCGCAAGGGCTCCGAGGTCGCTTGACGCGTCACTGCCGAAGTCGGAGAGGCGTCGGCCATATTGAAAGCATCGTTTAAAACAAGAGCCCCGCATCAGCTGATGTTTATGCAGTTGCGTCGGCCAGCCAATCCGCTTCGAAAGCATCCGAGCCGACTCAAAACGATCCTCGAGCCTCTCTGCCTCGGAATTTCTTGAAGAATCTCGGAAATTCGCGAAACAGCCTCGGAAATCAATACAACGCCGAGGCGAGCGGCTAACCTATGAAAAAGGAGCAAGAGTGGCGCGTGCGGGTCAGTGCCGTATACACGCAAGCTCGACGACCCCCCGCGGGGCGCTCGAGGGGGTGAAAAAGCTTAGTGTACAGTATAGCCACTCAGCAGCCCTTCCGTCGTGAATACCCCCATCGCGCCGATCCAGTCTACAataggtatacctatatagacTGCGCATACCAGCATAGGCTGTTAGCTGATGAGGGCGCATTTTTCAGGCTATCGCCGAGAagcagcgcagcagcggcgTGAGCCCGTGAGAGCTATCTCGAGCGGCCTGGCAGCGGCAAGGGAGAGGGGGATAGCGGCGGCAGGCACAGTGTGTAAAGCAGCCGCAGGGGAGAGCGGAGCTCAGTCGTAGTCGCGCGCGGCAGTCGTCGGTGCGTCGTGGCAGCGCGAGGAGAAGGAACGCAGAGCACGAGTcgaggaagaggaagaaaaaagcgtGAGCTACGAGAGCTGGGCCTGCAgctttagagagagagaaagagagaagagaagactTGCAGCGGCCTCATCCCCGTGGGACCGCAGTGCATGCGTGCGTGGCTTGTGCTCGTGCTGTTGGTGTGTATATACAGCTGAATCCACAAGCAGCGCAGCGACGCCCCGACAAAGCTCTTCTCTCTTGGGAAGGAGAAACGACGCTCGCGATAAGGGGGATAAGCAAGCGCCGACGAGGGAGGAAGAGCGCAGCGCATCAGCAGTGTAGCGTCGTCGCTCGccacagaaagagagatagggagagagagcgtcgtCGCGATCCTCGCAGCTGGTCGTTTGTTATATAtccacatatatatatatatatatatatatatatatatatcgatcgAGCGAAGCTTCGTTCTCGCCACCCTGTGCGCGCGGAGAGCTCGAGACGCCGCCGTtgaggagagagggagagaaagcagcAGCGCCCCAAGGATAATAGGCCGCCGCGGCTTCTGCGTGGCCTGaattcgccgccgccgcgtatacactatacacgtatatataccCGCTGCGGGAGGGAACGTACGCGCGGCCTTTCTCGCGTGCTGCTGCGCatcggagcgagagagggagactcGACCGGGCAACGCCGTAGGACAGGTGCAGCTGCGCGacccaagagagagagagagagagagaaagagcagcgCTATACGGCATACACGACACGGTACGTGGGAAAaaagctgccgccgctgctcgtCGACGCCGTAGTGCACGGCGCCGATGCACACGAGGAGAGGGCATGCGCCAGCAGCCGAGCCGCAATAACTGCGACGGACGACGCCCCCCGGGCCCTATGTCCTCGTGACAGAGCCCCGAGTGTCGCGCGAGCCTCCACACCGCACCGATATAATCCCGCAGCTGCGCACACCCCGTCGTCGCCCGCAGAAAGGGGAGAGAGATCGAGCAAGAGGAGAAGCAGTGCAGAGAGGAAGATTATTGTATAGAGTGAGTGATAGTTGTTCGGTCGTCGAGACACACACTGCTGCAGGAGTAGATAAGCGCAGAAGCCAAGTCATGAGCGAGGGTAACTCCCGAGTGCCGGATCTCGAGCCCGACGCTATGAGCAACAACGCCGCCGGCAGCGGCGCCGGGACGGCCGGGTGTGGCTGCGTCCTCCAGCCCCAAGCCGCCTCGGCTACGGCCACGTCGAGCCAGCTGACCGGCCCGACGACTAGCTCTGACCCCACCATCACCATCAGCATCACGCCGACCACCGGCGGCCAGTTCGATATCACCGTCGACAAGAACGAGAGCATCGAGAACCTCAAGAAGATCATCTCCAAGAGGCTGAAGGTGGCCAAGGAGCGCATCTGCCTTCTCCATCGCGAGAGGTGAGCCTTTCTCACGTTTCCTGTTACCTATACGTATTTTCATGAGTCACTTTGCGGAAGGTGCAGGCAGGATggaaggggggggggatttTTCATCCTGTTTTTATATATGCACTCGACTaccccagagagagagagggagagagaggcagcGAGTTTTTGCGGACGCGGCAGACCGGTCTATCGCGCTTTAAAAACTGCGCATAGCCGCTGATGCTCtttattgtgtgtgtgtgcgtgtgtgtgtgtgtgtgtgtatctatCCCCCGCTCTGCTCTCTTTTTATACACTCGTCTCTGCGCGTACACTATGTGCTCAGAGGCTAATGTGTGTATCGGAGTTTATTGACTCGCGCTATTAGAAGCTCCTATACGTGCGATAACAAACATACAGCTGTGCGCGCGTTTGGTCTCTCGAAAATTTATAACTTATACGCTTAAACGCACGCCACTCACGAgctgtttttgttttcgatgCCTATACTCCAAATTGATAAAGCTGCTGCCGGCGTCACAACAGCGCGTCTGCTGCGCAAATACAAAAGAGCCCGCCTATTGTTGTTCATAACCCCGCGAGAGGGGAGAGTGCGCAAGAGCTCGAGTAATATTTTCGCGGAGAGGAGTCAACAGGCGAAAGCGGAGCGAGCGTTgttgatcaatttttttcgcgTCGAGCGCGAATCGGCGCGCTTATCTCTGCCGACGAGAGAGGCAACAAGGAAAGCGGCGGCCATAAGAGTTATTAATAACACGACGTCGCACTCGCCGCAAAAACAAAGACTCTGGACACGCGCGCACGACAAAAAACGAGCATATAGAGGAGGGAATTCTTTCTCGTTTTTAAAGGGCATTTAAAAGGCGCGCGCGTTTCACTCTCCGATGATGCATCGCTCGTGTACTAATACGTGTCACGTTCTTTTCCGGCTTTTGGTTTTTCTCGTGCGtcgttgagagagagagagagagagagagagagagaggggggggaggAAGTCGTCGACaaatacacgcacacacctaaTTCCACGATAACAACGATCCGTGAATCACACATCGGAGAGACATGAGCGCGCAGAGGAGCAATCATAGCCGGGAGCAGCAGTCAGTCGAGAGTTCAATTATCCGTCTCTACGTAAGCGTCCCACACACCTAGACCGAAAAAGCTCCGAGCCTAGCATTCGgggaagcagcagcagcagcagcagcagaagacgAAGAAGCGGCGCAAACGTCTGCGTCcttcgccgcggcggcggtagATTAGACGTCGACCTACGCGCTAAGCCAGAAACAGCAGCAACGATGCAGTATTTCGGACGGCTATGTGTGCGCGATGCTTCCCTCTCGAGGCTTCTCTCTCGACGTGGGaagctcggcggcggcggcggcggctgttGTGGGCAGGGGTCCGGGCGAAGCGCTAACCCACACGTCGTTCTAtacacccgcgcgcgcgcgcgcgcacatgtgTGCGTCTCTCTCGCAGCTCTCTTCTAAATGACTGTGGGCAggcgtgtctctctctctctctctctctttcgaatGCAAAGCGTCGCACTGGAATATTTCTTTATTCTTAATTCTTCCTTTTCGGTGCGAGAGCTGAGCGCGATGGCCGCtatctccctccctctctctctctctctctctctctctctctctctctctctctctctatccttTGAATTCGAGGGATACCTATATACGATAGCGTATCGAACGAGCTTTCCCGTGCGTGGGTGtcaagctgctgctgcgcagTCCGCGGAAATTGATACCGTGCACACTTCGCTGATAAGAGCCCGACTGCCTTtgtttcttctccttcttcgaTAAAGAACGAAAGAGCAGGTCTTTTCCATCGAGCTTTCCTTTTAATACGGCGAATGCAGCAGCACCGTTCCTCGAATTCCAGTCTCAGGAGCGCGAATattcgacgagagagaaaattgcGTTCAGCCCACGGTGGCGCGCCGGCACTGCTGCCTCCTCCGCAACCTTGGCCGGCGCGTAATATTCTCTCGGCTCGTGcgtccctcgcgcgcgagcatcaCCCACCTcgttttttgtaatttaaaacgTGCGCGCAATTGTCGAGGGCGTCTGTATGACGACGACGCTCGCTCGAAATGATCGCCGCCTGCGCGCGACTTCTATATTATCTTGGCGGGCGCGCAAACACTCCCCCTACGCACTTTCGGCTATTCCCggcagcggagagagagagagagagagagagagagagagagagagagagagagagagagagcggatgGGCCGATTTTTGCCGCCCCCGAGCTGCTTTGCTGGTGTGTTCTTTATATCTCTGAATGATATTTCGACTCGATCTTATATACGGCGATGTTAAATCgcgattgaaatttttgaCGACGAAGAAGACGCGTGAGAAAACACACCggatattataataatagttGTGCGCGATCTGCTCCGATCGAACCGCGAAAGAGAGACGTTTTACAAAACGGCTTACCCATACACACAAGCTTGCGTAACTCTCTGCGCACATGAATAATACATTCCTTTTTCTGCGGCAGAACGCTAACTTGGCGAAATATACTTGCGCTCCGTCGAGCAACAACAACGGCGGCGCATCGGGAGCCGAAAAAAAGTCGCGCGTGTGCGCTGATCCTTTTGTTTCCATCAACACCGCGCTTTGGAAATTTCGATCCGCGTTGTTTTTCTCCCTCGTATAGTGCACAATCGACGCGCGTATATACTTAACCCATATGGAAAGATCGACCGCGAGGGAGGTAAAAAAGCGCAGTTATATCGGGAATCGGCGAAGtaaacacgcgcgcggcggTGGGAATCAAAGTCAAACGGCGAGAAAGATCTATACCATACACCCCGCATCAGCcgtctgtgtgtatacgctGCTGCTATAGAGGGGAGCGTATACGCGAGCGGCTGCCTTGACGTGTGCACACGTGTGCGGCCGCACTGCTGCTGCAATCATATTTTGAaatcgc is from Nasonia vitripennis strain AsymCx chromosome 1, Nvit_psr_1.1, whole genome shotgun sequence and encodes:
- the LOC100122388 gene encoding ATP-binding cassette sub-family D member 3, translated to MAPTLSKLVTRRSTASAAAVVAVLWLLSRKRSKKRFGGTKPKNPWPANTDIQYVIKEEKPKRPKAHVDGEFFKQLRQLLAIGIPGVFTPEAGYVFLVAAALVSRSLCDLWLIHTGTLIETSIVNMDAELFKKRLFRFMATLPVISVVNNILKYGLGEMKLRLRTNISRFLMDQYLKGFTYYKMSNLDTRIANPDQLLTTDVDKFCESCTDLYSNIAKPMLDIFIYVYRLTSSLGGQTPLIMLSYLLLAGGFLTHLRKPIGALTVKEQRLEGEYRHIHSRLITNSEEIAFYQGNSREKLTLIASFHKLVTHLRKFLEFKVAIGVVDNFIGKYVATVVGFYAVSIPFFQKNHPLLSGTPDHRFKSYYTYGRMLVKLAEAIGRLVLAGREMTRLAGFTARVTEIRKVLTDLNDNKYERTMMIDIKNNPIGSPGAGKILAKDNIIRFERVPLVTPNGDVLVKELSFEVKSGMNVLVCGPNGCGKSSLFRILGELWPLWAGVMTKPPRGKLFYIPQRPYMTLGTLRDQVIYPHTRAEMIRRGNAKDEDLQKYLDLVQLGHLLERETQPGSEGHGWDAVADWMDVLSGGEKQRIAMARLFYHKPQFAILDECTSAVSVDVEDSMYSYCKKANITLFTVSHRRSLWKHHEYYLQMDGRGSFEFKPIEPDTEEFGS